The following proteins are co-located in the Vigna unguiculata cultivar IT97K-499-35 chromosome 9, ASM411807v1, whole genome shotgun sequence genome:
- the LOC114163372 gene encoding rhamnogalacturonan I rhamnosyltransferase 1-like has protein sequence MKEVLLGGGDKIERKKARVVWEGLMMMGLKGESNNKLRNSMVVSSSSSRSSRMKLWMIRATTSVLLWTCVVQLTALGDMWGPRVLKGWPSCFTYESALTELPSSTPVVLPPKRVYKNNGYLMVSCNGGLNQMRAAICDMVAIARYLNVTLIVPELDKTSFWADPSEFQDIFDVDHFITSLRDEVRILKELPPRLKTRVEKGLLYTMPPISWSDISYYKNQILPLIQKYKVVHLNRTDARLANNEQPLEIQRLRCRVNFSALRFTSQIEDLGKRVIKLLRQNGPFLVLHLRYEMDMLAFSGCTQGCNSDEVEELTRMRYAYPWWKEKIINSDLKRKDGLCPLTPEETALTLRALDIDKNIQIYIAAGEIYGGNRRMASLAENYPRLVRKETLLEPSDLQFFQNHSSQMAALDYLVSLESDIFVPTYDGNMAKVVEGHRRYLGFKKTILLNRKLLVDLIDQYHNGELNWEEFSTAVKQAHADRMGSATKRLVIPDRPKEEDYFYANPEECLELSDGMLSST, from the exons ATGAAGGAGGTGCTGTTGGGTGGGGGAGATAAGATTGAGAGGAAGAAAGCGAGGGTGGTTTGGGAAGGGTTGATGATGATGGGTCTCAAAGGGGAGAGTAACAACAAGCTGAGGAATTCGATGGTGGTGTCATCCTCGTCGTCGAGGTCGTCGAGGATGAAGCTGTGGATGATACGTGCGACCACATCGGTGTTGCTATGGACCTGCGTCGTTCAGTTAACGGCGTTGGGTGACATGTGGGGGCCTAGAGTCTTGAAGGGGTGGCCTTCGTGTTTCACGTACGAATCTGCGCTCACTGAGTTGCCGTCTTCTACCCCCGTAGTGCTCCCACCCAAGA GGGTGTATAAGAACAATGGTTACTTGATGGTGTCGTGCAATGGAGGACTGAACCAAATGAGAGCAGCG ATATGTGACATGGTGGCTATTGCAAGGTATTTAAACGTGACACTTATAGTGCCTGAATTGGATAAAACGTCCTTTTGGGCTGACCCCAG TGAGTTCCAAGACATCTTTGATGTGGATCATTTCATTACATCCTTGAGGGATGAGGTTCGGATATTGAAAGAGTTGCCTCCTAGACTGAAGACGAGAGTGGAGAAGGGATTACTTTACACCATGCCACCGATTAGTTGGTCTGATATATCATACTATAAGAACCAG ATTCTACCTTTGATACAAAAGTACAAAGTCGTCCATTTAAATCGAACAGATGCTCGGCTGGCCAATAACGAACAACCTTTGGAGATTCAGAGGCTGCGATGCAGAGTCAATTTTAGTGCTCTTAGATTTACTTCTCAGATTGAGGACTTAGGCAAAAGGGTGATCAAGCTTCTGAGGCAAAATGGCCCATTTCTGGTGCTTCATCTCAGGTATGAAATGGACATGCTGGCATTTTCAGGCTGTACACAAGGTTGCAACAGTGATGAGGTGGAAGAGTTGACGAGGATGAG ATATGCTTATCCTTGgtggaaagaaaaaataattaattctgaTTTGAAGAGAAAGGATGGTTTGTGTCCTTTAACACCTGAGGAGACTGCTCTTACACTTAGGGCCCTTGACATCGATAAAAACATTCAAATCTACATTGCAGCTGGGGAAATATACGGTGGAAACAGGAGAATGGCAAGTCTTGCCGAGAACTATCCAAGATTG GTCAGAAAGGAAACACTGTTGGAACCGTCGGACCTTCAGTTCTTCCAAAATCATTCCTCTCAGATGGCAGCATTAGATTACCTTGTCTCACTAGAGAGTGATATTTTTGTTCCTACATATGATGGAAATATGGCCAAAGTAGTCGAGGGACATCGCAG ATATCTTGGGTTCAAGAAGACGATTTTGTTGAACAGAAAGCTTCTAGTTGATTTGATAGATCAATACCACAATGGAGAATTGAACTGGGAGGAATTCTCTACAGCGGTGAAGCAAGCCCATGCTGATCGCATGGGCAGTGCAACTAAAAGATTGGTAATCCCTGACAGGCCCAAGGAAGAAGATTATTTCTACGCCAATCCAGAAGAATGTTTAGAACTATCAGATGGTATGTTGAGCAGTACGTGA